Within the Thermithiobacillus tepidarius DSM 3134 genome, the region CGGGCACCGGTCTCATCTACACTTGAAAGAGATGCCGGTGCCCACAAGGGGTGTGCCATGTTCACGATGCGCTTTCCGCTGTACCTCGTCATGCTGCTCTACGTCGGCGCCGCCGCGGCGGCCCCGCCGCAACCCCTGCCCGCCACCCGGATCGCACCGAACACCTACGTCCTCTACGGCCACATCGCCGAAGTGGACACCCATAACCGCGGCTTCAACGGCAACGCGGGCTTCGTCGTAACCGACGACGGCGTAGTGGCCATAGACGCCCTGGGCACTCCGCTGCTCGGCCAGCGCATGCTGGCCACCATCCGCCAGGTGACCGGCAAGCCGGTCAAATACCTGATCCTGACCCACAATCACCCGGACCACTCCTACGGCGCGGTTGCCTTCAAGGACGCCGGCGCCCGGCTCGTCGCCCACGCCGGCACCCGCGATTACATCAATTCCAGCAACCTGGAAGGCTCGGTCGCCTTCCGCAACGAAATCATTCCCGAGGACATGCAGGGCTTCCGGGCCGTGCCGCCGGACGAGGCCATCGCCGGCCCGCT harbors:
- a CDS encoding MBL fold metallo-hydrolase, producing the protein MFTMRFPLYLVMLLYVGAAAAAPPQPLPATRIAPNTYVLYGHIAEVDTHNRGFNGNAGFVVTDDGVVAIDALGTPLLGQRMLATIRQVTGKPVKYLILTHNHPDHSYGAVAFKDAGARLVAHAGTRDYINSSNLEGSVAFRNEIIPEDMQGFRAVPPDEAIAGPLFGKQVFTAGKHRFEVYNVNHHHSFGDLVIRQLPENIVWIGDLAFNGRTTFMGDGHSAATLAGIDWLRKTFPDAKLMVPGHGQAQEPPFPMLERTYSYVQRLRDKMRKAVEAGMTLEEAVGQCDFPDWQKVRLYEENHKKNCNFVYQEMEQEIVFGKQ